The genomic region TCCAGTGCGAGATCGACGCCGGCGACGTAAAGGCGGTCGATCATGAGTGACGATTGGAAGTTCGGCGGCTTCGATGACCCTGAAGAAAACTGGGTCAAGCTGCCCAAAGCGATATACGAGAACCTGGCGCGTTTTTCGAGCGAGGCTGAGTTGAAGGTTGTGCTCTATGTGCTGCGCCACACGTGGGGTTACGGCGACGACTACAAGGCGATGAGCGTCGATGAAATCTGCGCCGGCCGCAAGCGCAAGGATGGCACGCGCATCGATTCCGGCACGGGCTTGCAGCCCCAGGCGGCGCGCGATGGCATCAAGCGCGCCATCGAACATGGCTTCGTGCGCGTGTGGCTGGATGCATCCGATCCGGGCCGGCAGGTCAAGTATTACATGCTGGCGCGCCACGATCTTGACCGTCTCCCACCCGGCGTCGAGCAGCTTTTTGAGGCCGAAACCGGGGGTGAAAATCACCCAGGGGGGAGTGAAAATCACCGGGGGGGAGGGTGAAAATCACCCAGGGGGGGTGAAAATCACCCAGGGGGGGGGTGAAAATCACCCATCGTACAGAGATAGATACTTAGATAGATCATCAGATAGAAACTTAGAGAGAAATGTTGAGGGGGGCAATGCACCGCAAGCGCCGCTACCAGCATCAGGCAACGCCAACGCCGACCCATTCTTTGGGCAATCGCGCGCGTCCTGGTACGGCTTTGGCGGGCAGCGTAAACGCGCCATGCAGAACACCGACGCGGCCGTCAGGATTGGGCTGGACGCACCGGCGTTCACGGCGCTGGTCACGCGGCTGGTGGAAATCCATCACCTGGTCGCGATTGTCGATGCCGGCGATGACAATGAGTTGCGCCGGATGCAGGAGCTTGCCGTGATGCTGGCTGGCGCGTCCTTCCAGATCGACACCGTTGAGAAGATCGACAAGCTGTACGCGGCTTGGAAGAAGCAGTACGGGAAAGGCGACGTGGCGCCCTACGCCAACTCGCTCAAGAACTACGCTAGTTCGTTAGCGCAACAGGGGAGATTGAAAGATGGACATGTCATTGACGCCAGTGGCACGCGTGCTGTCGCTGCCGAAGGGGCGCGAACTCAAGCCGCCCGCGCCAAGCAGCGCGCCACTGCTGCACAGTTGCCCGCATTGCCGAGCGGGGATGTTGATTTCTAGCGGCATGACTCTGCGCGAAGCGATGGCGCTGCCGGATGGCGATTTGCTGCGCAACGCCGACTCGCTCTTTTGTCAGTGCGACGCCGGAAGCGCGCTGCTGGCGATGATCACGCGCCGCAACGCCGACTTCATGCAGTGGCTGAAGACCACCGAAACCGCACAGCGGGAAGCTGCCGCACGCGTGGCCGCCGGCGCGTTCGGGCTGGCCGGCATTCCAGATCGCTTCCGCAACGCGACCTGGGCGGCGATGCGCAACCGATGCGGGAAAGACCCGGAGAAGCAAGAGGCGTTGACGCTCACCTACCGGCTGATCCAGGACGGCTACATCGAGCGCGGCGGCGTCAAGAAGAAATCGCTCTTGCTGTGGTCGAAGCGGCGCGGCACAGGCAAGACGTACCTGGCGACAGCGGTCTTCAAGCAGGGGATCAAGAACCGGCCCGGCTTGTGGATTTGGTTTCATCGGCTGGTCGAGTCGGTGCGCGCCGGCTACAACAGCGACGGCGACGCCTACAAGCTGCTGGCGCAAGCGCGTGACATCGACGTGCTGATGATGGACGAATTGGGCCACAACTGGCGCGACGACGCCACCGCGCACACGGTCGAGGTGCTGCACAGCGTGCTGTTTTACCGGCACGCCTACGATATGCCGACGATCTTCACCAGCAACAAGTCGCCTGACGAATTGGCGACGATGTTTGGCGAGGAACATTGGCAGCGTATCGGGGAGATGGCGGCAATTGTGGAGATGGGCGGGGAAACGCTCAGGGAGATTGGGTGATGACAAACGACGCATCGGCAATGCTTTCACAGCCCTACGACCTGCGCGCCGAAAAAGCCGTCATCGGCTCGGCGCTGATCGACCCGGACGCCTACGACCGCGCCGCCGGCTTGGGGTTGACGGCGAAGGACTTCTACCAGGAAGCCAACACCGTAATCTGGCAAGCGATGGAGTACCTGGCGGCGCGCGGCGAGCCGGTCAACGATTTCGTGCTGGTGACAAACGAGATCGAGCAAGCCGGCGACCTCGACACGTTGGGGAGCGTGGCGTACCTGACGGAGTGCGCCGCCGACACGCCCAGCGCGCTGTACATCGACCACTATGCCAAGATCGTGCTGGCGGCTTCGCTGCGCCGGCGCATCATCGGCGCCGGCAGCGACATTGTGAAGTTGGCATACGAAGCGACCAACGACGGCGACCCGGCGCTGCTGCTGGATGCCGCTATGCAGAAGTTTATCGATATAACCGCCGAAAGTTCGGCGGGTTTTACGCCGGTCAGCAAAGTCTTGCCGGACGCGCTCAACCAGATCGAGCAGGGCAACACGACCGGGATCATGACCGGGTACGGCATGTTGGATCGCATCCTCG from Vampirovibrionales bacterium harbors:
- a CDS encoding ATP-binding protein, whose product is MLISSGMTLREAMALPDGDLLRNADSLFCQCDAGSALLAMITRRNADFMQWLKTTETAQREAAARVAAGAFGLAGIPDRFRNATWAAMRNRCGKDPEKQEALTLTYRLIQDGYIERGGVKKKSLLLWSKRRGTGKTYLATAVFKQGIKNRPGLWIWFHRLVESVRAGYNSDGDAYKLLAQARDIDVLMMDELGHNWRDDATAHTVEVLHSVLFYRHAYDMPTIFTSNKSPDELATMFGEEHWQRIGEMAAIVEMGGETLREIG